Proteins from a single region of Lentimicrobium saccharophilum:
- the mnmH gene encoding tRNA 2-selenouridine(34) synthase MnmH, with protein sequence MVSIVRPEWLFCERKDLPLIDVRSPSEFLQGHLPHAVNIPLFTDEERAVVGTRYHDAGKDAALLVGLEFAGAKLPEYVKRLNKITKGKNREIILYCWRGGMRSSSLAWLFSTAGYHARVIEGGYKACRSYIRQHSGKGSPMLVLGGMTGSGKTDIIHELDRLGEQIIDLEGIAHNRGSVFGHLGQLPQPTNEQFENNLFDAWSKLDPSKPVWIEDESRSIGTVSLPGPFFEQMKRSQLVMLRVPFNIRVARLCNDYAGFEKNSLLDSLGKIAQAIGGQGIADAQRHILAGNFAPAIMLVLAYYDKTYQKAMLKYNERYVNELNTDTGDPVYNALLLKQILPDLIVNAESRAV encoded by the coding sequence ATGGTTAGTATCGTCCGGCCCGAATGGTTGTTTTGTGAGCGGAAGGATTTACCGCTTATCGATGTCAGATCTCCGTCTGAGTTCCTGCAGGGGCATCTTCCGCATGCTGTCAATATTCCCTTGTTTACTGACGAAGAGCGGGCTGTTGTGGGAACAAGATACCACGATGCCGGCAAGGATGCAGCCTTACTGGTAGGTCTTGAATTTGCAGGCGCAAAACTACCGGAATATGTCAAAAGGCTGAATAAAATTACCAAAGGGAAAAACAGGGAAATTATTCTTTATTGCTGGAGAGGGGGAATGCGCAGTTCGTCACTGGCATGGTTGTTCAGTACTGCGGGTTATCATGCCCGGGTAATTGAGGGTGGATACAAGGCCTGCCGGTCTTATATCAGGCAACATTCCGGCAAAGGATCTCCCATGCTTGTGCTTGGCGGTATGACCGGATCCGGGAAAACGGATATAATCCATGAACTAGACAGGTTGGGTGAACAGATAATTGATCTTGAAGGAATTGCGCATAACAGGGGCTCCGTTTTTGGCCATCTGGGTCAATTGCCGCAGCCAACCAACGAGCAGTTTGAGAATAATCTTTTTGATGCCTGGAGTAAACTAGATCCGTCAAAACCAGTCTGGATTGAAGATGAAAGCCGTTCAATCGGGACCGTGAGCCTGCCGGGGCCGTTTTTTGAGCAAATGAAAAGAAGTCAGCTTGTCATGCTCCGGGTTCCTTTTAACATCCGTGTTGCGCGATTATGTAATGATTATGCGGGATTTGAAAAGAACTCCCTGCTTGATTCGCTTGGAAAAATTGCACAGGCAATAGGCGGCCAGGGGATTGCCGACGCGCAAAGGCATATTCTGGCCGGAAACTTTGCTCCGGCGATCATGCTTGTGCTTGCTTATTATGATAAAACTTATCAGAAAGCAATGTTAAAATATAACGAAAGGTATGTGAATGAGCTAAACACTGACACCGGAGACCCTGTGTACAATGCTTTGCTGCTGAAACAGATTTTGCCTGATCTAATTGTAAATGCTGAGTCCCGGGCAGTCTGA